The genomic DNA AAAATAATTGTTAAACAAATTATACAAATAGCAAGTTAATATAGAAAATTATCATCATCCAGATAATTTAGAAATTTTTTTAACAAACAGCATCATCCGTTCAGATTAAGATCAGATTTTCTTATTATCTCTTCGTCCAGATCATCCAGAAAATTTCTGTCATTCAGAAAATGTCattcagatttaacaaatgacCCCTAAGATCAAAAACTAAATGACTTATAGCCCAACCCATATCCTAAAAGTCAAAAATTTACAAATAGCACGAAAGGCAGTTTCCATATCCAGTATTAGTGCATGATGCATAAAAATAGTGTATGTTGCTTAATGCATAATATATTAAAATAGTAGCGTGATAGTTTCGAGAAGACACCTTAGCTCATTTTATGCATATCGTACTTAcctttaaataaatatatttgatcgTATACAATGATACATAAAAATACTAAAAACTTAGCTAACATAGATTTGAGCATACAATTTGAAATTGTACATTGGCCAATGATTTTATTCACTTAGAGCCTtaaattttccataaaatctaCATTATTCGAATATTAGTTGTGCACAATAATTGCCCGCATAGATACGTCTGATGGCTATGGATCTCTTTGTACATTCCATTACATTATTTTGGTTAAAAATGTTCAAAGGCTTCCTCTGCCAATTGCAAATACCAATGCATCCATAGATCCTTCTCAATCCAAGACACCTAGAAACCTATTTCTTGGATTGATTAAAATCTCCCCATCAGTATCCTTCGGCACTTGGACCAATCTATCGTCCAATGCTTCACTAGTATGTTCATTTAGTAATTTTTGGTGCAGGCAAGCAGTAAATCCAATTCTTTTCACAGTAATTGGTGGCGAACAAAGGAACCTTGTTCATTTAAAAATAACAATTGTGCAGTATAGTTGTCAAATGACTTATCTTACTATATTGTAccaaaattataaatttgaaaTTTACTCAACGGAAACGGTAAGATATATTTCAATTCACAATTGTATGACGAGCTACTACTATAATTATTGCCACTTTTTAATGATATCTTTTACGAAGACAACTTATACCCAAAATTATCATCCTCTTTACACGAAAAACCAGCCAACGCAATTCTTGTGTCTAAAATTTTTAATTCAATAATAAGGAACAGATTACATAAGACAAACAGTAGTCAGGTCCCAATGAAACCCAGACTGAAAAGGAAACCGACCAAACATATTGAACACAACCCCAGAGAAATCCAAGAAAAATTGAAGTGAATTCGGTTTGGTATTTGCAACAATCTCATCTTCCATCATGACTTCAACTGTTATCAATTTGTCTTACTTATTAAAATATCTGATACACTTACTGGTTGTTAATTTCTTGTTCTCCTAAATTCTCTCCACGTCCTAATTCTTACAATTGTGATGTTAGTAATGATCTTCATACAGAAGCTACGATTGTATATTTGTTGTGTGCATCTGTTGTGTTTTGGTCGTTAACTTATAGTTAGTTAGCTAAAAAATTACCATAATATAGCATCTCAAACTATAGATCTTTTGTTCTATATTTAACTATTATCATAAAATCAATGCACCAATGTCTTGTTATATGACCtaattaaaattacataaatCATCATTTATTAACCCAATCCATGTCATATAGTTTAAATCACGATTGTGATTTTCAATTTGTTCCTCGTTCCTAAAcattaaaaaaattgattttgGTTGGGGTTTTTATGTTGGTTTAACTTTGTTTAATAGAGACTCTCTCACACGCTTTATGTTTCTCTGATGTGATGGTATTGGATTGTCAAGTAAAATTCTTATGTTTGGTTTATTGGTATTATCATCCTTTTTTATTTCTTGTGTTTACAATGGGATAGGCATAGGTAGATGTGTACCTTTTTTCATGTGTATGATAGAGTAGTCTTAAGTAAATATGTACACCTTTTCAGTATTTCTCATCTCTGTATTACACCCCAATCCATCATATAATCAAATTCTCATAAATTCAACAATTACTGAATCATTACTAAAAAATTGAACATATAATTCGAACAAGGGCATAAATAGGGTATGTGTAATGTATGCCCACATTATTGTGGAGTTTTTTTTTTGTATATGCAGGGGGTTCATTGTAATTAATAAGTAGAAGCCAATGAAAATTTACCAACTCATATTTTATCTTGTGTCATATGAAACCGCAAAAAATAGGCCGTCAAGGTCAAGACGTATGAACACATATAATTCTAATAAAATTCGAATATTTAGGAATTTGTACCATTTACTAGATGAAAATCTACAGTATACACAC from Apium graveolens cultivar Ventura unplaced genomic scaffold, ASM990537v1 ctg47, whole genome shotgun sequence includes the following:
- the LOC141702157 gene encoding uncharacterized protein LOC141702157, which translates into the protein MVGGLRYLVHTRPDIAFSLGVVSCFMERPTILDLNAAKCILRYITGTLEYGLIYAKGTVEVMMEDEIVANTKPNSLQFFLDFSGVVFNMFDTRIALAGFSCKEDDNFGFLCSPPITVKRIGFTACLHQKLLNEHTSEALDDRLVQVPKDTDGEILINPRNRFLGVLD